From the Leptospira licerasiae serovar Varillal str. VAR 010 genome, one window contains:
- a CDS encoding LIC20211 family lipoprotein: protein MKPRISGLVLSILLTTSIISCATSSAGLATSTVPVADKKYKVISPVEGTKYWFTFDIAIIGIPLGEPPIDQLLEELKKEKEADALINVRYWTDKSIFVFLTMNRLHISAEAIKFEDEIPDPKKKGR from the coding sequence ATGAAACCTCGTATTTCCGGACTAGTCTTATCTATTCTGTTAACGACTTCCATCATCTCTTGTGCAACTTCTAGTGCTGGACTTGCAACGAGTACTGTTCCGGTAGCGGATAAAAAATATAAAGTGATCTCTCCGGTAGAAGGAACAAAATACTGGTTCACCTTCGATATCGCAATTATCGGAATTCCTTTGGGAGAGCCCCCTATCGATCAACTATTAGAGGAATTAAAGAAAGAAAAAGAAGCGGATGCTCTCATCAATGTCCGCTATTGGACGGATAAATCCATCTTCGTATTCTTAACGATGAATCGCCTTCATATCTCTGCAGAAGCGATCAAATTCGAAGACGAGATCCCAGATCCTAAAAAGAAAGGCCGTTAA